In Phragmitibacter flavus, one DNA window encodes the following:
- a CDS encoding MlaE family ABC transporter permease yields the protein MEILRLPGRAFLNFLSYMGQLAQLLVDLGGAFRTGVWRVHLIARQIVSIGFGSQVVVIVTGGFTGAVFSAQTFFKFKDFGVESGVGSIVSVAMCRELGPVLAGLMVAGRVGAAMAAEIGTMKVTEQIDALRAMAVHPVDYLVLPRFVAMLISMPLLVAESISFGLLASYLVVVYGFGVPEPWFWTHVVEHTNHEDILCGMIKGFVFGILITIISCHQGLVAGNGAVGVGLGTTRAVVYSSLALLIVNFFLSFFLNFIFPLGTPI from the coding sequence ATGGAAATTCTCCGACTGCCAGGCCGCGCCTTCCTCAATTTCCTGTCCTACATGGGACAGTTGGCACAGCTGCTCGTTGACCTCGGCGGTGCCTTTCGCACCGGCGTCTGGCGCGTCCATCTCATCGCCCGGCAGATTGTCTCCATCGGCTTCGGCTCCCAGGTGGTCGTCATCGTCACCGGTGGATTCACCGGAGCCGTCTTCTCCGCGCAGACCTTTTTTAAATTCAAAGACTTCGGCGTCGAATCCGGCGTAGGCTCCATCGTCTCCGTCGCCATGTGCCGCGAACTCGGACCCGTCCTCGCCGGACTGATGGTTGCAGGTCGCGTCGGTGCCGCAATGGCCGCTGAAATCGGCACCATGAAAGTCACCGAACAAATCGATGCCCTGCGCGCCATGGCCGTCCATCCGGTCGACTACCTCGTCCTGCCCCGCTTCGTCGCCATGCTCATCTCCATGCCGCTCCTCGTGGCAGAAAGCATCTCCTTCGGCCTCCTCGCCTCCTACCTCGTCGTCGTCTACGGCTTCGGCGTCCCCGAACCCTGGTTCTGGACCCATGTGGTCGAACACACCAACCACGAAGACATCCTCTGCGGCATGATCAAAGGCTTCGTTTTCGGCATCCTCATCACCATCATCTCCTGCCACCAGGGCCTCGTCGCCGGCAACGGCGCGGTCGGCGTCGGACTCGGCACCACCCGCGCCGTCGTTTATTCCTCCCTCGCCCTGCTCATCGTCAATTTCTTCCTCAGCTTCTTCCTGAACTTCATCTTTCCCCTCGGCACCCCCATCTGA
- a CDS encoding MlaD family protein gives MEESNKKTEILVGVFLTFGLALIGLLFLQFSAVREIFKDTYSLTVPFADGTGIKAGTPVILGGSRVGKVSDRPRLNATFNGVIIPLEIYETVRIPTDAKFGIGTSGLLGDSYIEIRTSGANTGAFIEPGAAISEDQIAKAGGLGGLQDTALNVGKKVDLAIEDIQAAVADLRLSLKRINEGALSEQSSTDLREAIASFNKLVKRLDEDTLGDQTSKDLKDAVSSFKNMAASLEVTMKKLDPAIEKLDSTFEKTDTLLGSADGAMKSIDGSAKAIGNVATDIRRGDGLLPALLHDETLKIEFRNLISNLRQRGVLFYKDKSGETEDAPARQRTTPATGTRR, from the coding sequence ATGGAAGAATCCAACAAAAAAACCGAAATCCTCGTCGGCGTCTTTCTCACCTTCGGCCTCGCCCTCATCGGCCTGCTTTTCCTCCAGTTCAGCGCCGTCCGCGAGATCTTCAAAGACACCTACAGCCTCACCGTTCCTTTTGCCGATGGCACTGGCATCAAGGCCGGCACGCCCGTCATCCTCGGCGGTTCGCGCGTCGGTAAAGTCTCCGACCGCCCCCGCCTTAACGCCACTTTCAACGGAGTCATCATCCCCCTCGAAATCTACGAGACCGTGCGCATCCCCACTGACGCCAAGTTCGGCATCGGCACCTCCGGACTTCTCGGCGATTCCTACATCGAAATCCGCACCAGTGGAGCCAACACCGGTGCCTTCATCGAACCCGGAGCCGCCATCAGCGAAGATCAGATCGCCAAAGCCGGCGGTCTCGGCGGACTTCAGGACACCGCCCTCAACGTCGGCAAAAAAGTCGACCTCGCCATCGAAGACATCCAGGCCGCCGTCGCCGACCTTCGCCTCTCCCTCAAACGCATCAACGAAGGCGCCCTCTCCGAACAAAGCTCCACCGACCTCCGCGAAGCCATCGCCAGCTTCAACAAACTCGTCAAACGTCTCGACGAAGACACCCTCGGCGACCAGACCAGCAAAGACCTCAAGGACGCTGTCTCCAGCTTCAAAAACATGGCCGCCTCGCTCGAAGTCACCATGAAAAAACTCGATCCCGCCATCGAAAAACTGGACAGCACCTTTGAAAAAACCGACACCCTTCTCGGCAGTGCCGATGGAGCCATGAAATCCATCGACGGCAGCGCCAAAGCCATCGGCAATGTCGCCACCGACATCCGCCGCGGCGACGGACTCCTTCCCGCCCTGTTGCACGATGAAACGCTCAAGATCGAATTCCGCAATCTCATCAGCAACCTCCGCCAGCGCGGCGTCCTCTTTTACAAGGACAAATCCGGCGAAACCGAAGACGCCCCCGCCCGCCAGCGCACCACCCCCGCCACCGGAACTCGACGATAA
- a CDS encoding cytidine deaminase family protein, which produces MINPSTRLIAEAIKVQGRFALNDDGAAGSVSAAILTSQGNIYTGICIDITCGIGTCAEHAAVAEMLKHRETQIEMIVAVKNQTIIPPCGRCRELLLQVDARNIDSRILLDGGQSMTLSEMLPHPWLTMRPRNRTPAQPLPLAPENLPTILPRLESLKLPHREKRQKRPA; this is translated from the coding sequence ATGATCAATCCGTCCACCCGACTCATCGCCGAAGCCATCAAAGTTCAAGGTCGTTTTGCCCTCAACGACGACGGCGCTGCCGGTTCCGTATCCGCCGCCATCCTCACCTCCCAAGGCAACATCTACACCGGCATCTGCATCGACATCACCTGCGGCATCGGCACCTGCGCCGAACACGCCGCCGTTGCCGAGATGCTCAAACATCGGGAGACGCAGATTGAGATGATCGTCGCCGTCAAAAACCAGACCATCATCCCCCCCTGCGGACGCTGCCGCGAACTTCTTCTTCAGGTCGACGCCCGCAACATCGACTCCCGCATCCTTCTTGATGGCGGCCAGTCCATGACCCTTTCCGAAATGCTCCCTCACCCCTGGCTGACCATGCGCCCCCGCAACCGCACCCCCGCCCAGCCACTCCCGCTCGCCCCAGAAAACCTCCCCACCATCCTTCCCAGGCTCGAATCCCTAAAACTTCCTCACCGCGAAAAGCGCCAAAAACGCCCCGCCTGA
- a CDS encoding ABC transporter ATP-binding protein, which translates to MPTPITNKSPFIEVRGLHKKIGWQHILRGLDLTVYQGETLMLIGPSGEGKSVLLKHLIGLLRPDEGDITVAGTCMTGLRERQLAPIRKEIGILFQNAALFDSMNVAQNVAFPLIEGGLRDKNEINQRVHEALEVVELEKHKDKLPVNLSGGMRKRVGIARAIVPKPHCVLYDEPTSGLDPIVSDVIDQMIKRLQKRYGVTSIVVTHDMKSVFKIADRVALLKQGVIYFLGTPDELRNSSDPVIQDFIDGRSHITC; encoded by the coding sequence ATGCCGACACCCATCACCAACAAAAGCCCCTTCATCGAAGTGCGTGGACTGCACAAAAAGATCGGCTGGCAGCACATCCTGCGGGGACTCGACCTCACCGTCTACCAGGGCGAAACCCTCATGCTCATCGGCCCCAGCGGTGAAGGCAAAAGCGTTTTGTTGAAGCACCTCATCGGCCTGCTGCGCCCCGACGAAGGCGACATCACCGTCGCCGGCACCTGCATGACCGGACTGCGCGAACGTCAGCTCGCTCCCATCCGCAAAGAGATCGGCATCCTCTTCCAGAACGCCGCGCTCTTCGACTCCATGAACGTCGCCCAAAACGTCGCCTTCCCATTGATCGAGGGCGGCCTCCGCGACAAAAACGAAATCAACCAGCGCGTCCACGAAGCCCTCGAAGTCGTCGAACTCGAAAAACACAAGGACAAGCTCCCCGTCAACCTCTCCGGCGGCATGCGCAAACGCGTTGGCATCGCCCGCGCCATCGTCCCCAAACCGCACTGCGTCCTCTACGACGAACCCACTTCCGGCCTCGATCCCATCGTCTCCGACGTCATCGATCAAATGATCAAACGTCTGCAAAAACGCTATGGCGTCACCTCCATTGTCGTCACCCACGACATGAAAAGCGTCTTCAAAATCGCTGATCGCGTCGCCCTGCTCAAACAAGGCGTCATCTATTTTCTCGGCACTCCCGACGAACTCCGCAACTCCTCCGATCCCGTCATCCAGGACTTCATCGATGGCCGATCCCACATCACCTGCTAA
- the ahr gene encoding NADPH-dependent aldehyde reductase Ahr yields MSNLIRSYAATTKGGLLEPYEFDPGPLGDEQVEIAVEYCGLCHSDLSMLENDWAISTYPFVPGHEAVGKVIAVGDRVKNITLGQRVGLGWMSESCNACTHCLSGDQHLCLTAEATIVNRPGGFADRVRCHWMWAIPVPDTLDLSIAGPLFCGGITVFSPIVHCNVKPTDRVGVIGIGGLGHLAVQFLAKWGCEVTAFTSSDSKHAEALQMGAHHVVNSRDADQLKKIAGSLDFIICTVNVALPWDAILTCLTRRGRLHFVGAVLEPVPVAIFPLMEGQNSISGSPIGGPVVTAQMLDFCARHQIAPITEHFKLSDANAALDHLRSGKARYRIVLENDLA; encoded by the coding sequence ATGAGCAACCTCATCCGCAGCTACGCCGCCACCACCAAAGGCGGCCTCCTCGAACCCTACGAATTCGACCCCGGCCCACTCGGTGACGAGCAGGTCGAAATTGCTGTTGAATACTGCGGCCTCTGCCACAGCGACCTGTCGATGCTCGAAAACGACTGGGCCATCTCCACCTACCCTTTCGTTCCCGGCCACGAAGCCGTCGGCAAAGTCATCGCCGTCGGCGACCGCGTCAAAAACATCACTCTCGGTCAGCGCGTCGGCCTCGGCTGGATGTCCGAAAGCTGCAACGCCTGCACTCACTGCCTCTCCGGCGACCAGCACCTCTGCCTCACCGCCGAAGCCACCATCGTCAACCGCCCCGGGGGGTTTGCCGACCGGGTCCGCTGCCACTGGATGTGGGCCATTCCCGTTCCCGATACCCTCGATCTCTCCATCGCTGGCCCCCTTTTCTGCGGCGGCATCACCGTCTTCAGTCCCATCGTTCACTGCAACGTCAAACCCACCGACCGCGTTGGTGTCATCGGCATCGGCGGACTCGGTCACCTTGCCGTTCAGTTCCTCGCCAAATGGGGCTGCGAAGTCACCGCCTTCACCTCCAGCGACTCCAAACACGCCGAAGCTTTGCAAATGGGCGCCCATCATGTCGTCAACTCACGCGATGCTGATCAGCTCAAAAAAATCGCCGGTTCCCTCGACTTCATCATCTGCACTGTCAACGTCGCCCTCCCCTGGGACGCCATCCTCACCTGCCTTACCCGCAGAGGTCGGCTCCATTTCGTCGGTGCCGTCCTCGAACCCGTCCCCGTCGCCATCTTTCCGCTGATGGAAGGTCAAAACTCCATCTCCGGCTCCCCCATCGGCGGCCCCGTCGTCACCGCACAAATGCTCGACTTCTGCGCCCGTCATCAAATCGCCCCCATCACCGAGCACTTCAAACTCAGCGACGCCAACGCCGCCCTCGACCACCTCCGCTCCGGCAAAGCCCGCTACCGCATCGTCCTTGAAAACGACCTCGCGTAG